CTAAAAAAAGTAATTATGAAGAAATTCATTTTTTGCTGTTTATTAATGTAAATAACACTAAAAAAATATACAAAATCACCACAATTGATTTGCATTTTTTTCTAAAGTTCCTTTTAGCAAATTAACCATTGAATATAAAAGCCTATTCAAGTAAAACGTTATATTCAGGAAAATGACTAAAATCGGAGATAAATGTGGAACTGGACATCAGCAGTATCAAGGGGTATGAGCAGGAAATTGAAAAAGCCGCCACCTCTGAAGAACTTTATCAGATCAAAGTAAAATATCTGGGGAAAAAAGGTCTGATCAGCGGACTGAACAAACAGCTTAAAGACGTGCCGAACGAAGATAAAAAAGAATTCGGCATGAAGCTGGGAGAACTCAGAAACGGCTTTGAAGCTTTATTTAACAGTAAAGAAACAGAAATCGCAAAATCTGAACTAGATGCTAAACTTGAAAAAGAGGCGCTGGACATAACTATGGAAGGATTCCCCCTTTCAGCAGGTTCCCAGCACCCGATAATGTCTATATACTACGAAATTGCAGACATATTCGGCTCTATGGGCTTCGAAGTAGCCGTAGGACCGGAAGTTGAGCTTGACCGTTACAACTTTGAAATGCTGAATATCCCGCAGGAACATCCGGCAAGAGATATGCAGGATACATTCTATATATCAGATGAAGTAGTTATGCGTACTCACACCTCCCCTGTTCAGGCGAGAGTAATGGAGAGTAAAGAGCCCCCGATAAAGATAATTGCTCCGGGCAAAGTATACAGATGTGATTACGATATTACTCACACTCCTATGTTTCATCAGGTCGAGGGGCTTCTGGTTGATAAAAATGTTACTTTTGCAGACCTGAAAGGAACGCTCACAACATTCATTCAGCGCATGTTCGGCTCCGGTGTACCCGTACGTTTCCGCCCTAGCTTTTTCCCCTTCACCGAGCCCAGTGCAGAGGTGGATATGGGATGTACTATCTGCGGTTCTAAAGGGTGCCGTGTATGCAAAGGGACAGGTTGGATAGAAATCCTAGGTTCCGGTATGTGTAACGACGAGCTTTACCGACACGCTGGATACGAACCCGGCATTTACTCCGGATTTGCCTTTGGTATGGGAATAGAACGTATCGCAATGCTGAAATACGGCATAGGCGACCTTCGCTCATTCTTTGAAAATAACCTCAAATTCTTAAGGCAGTTCTAAGGGGGTATGTAAATGAAAGTAAGTTTAAACTGGTTAAATAAATTTGTAGAAGTAGCCGACCTTGACCCTAATGATATAGCTGAGAAGCTCACCATGTGCGGTCTGGAAGTTGATGCTGTTGAACACCTCGCCCCCCTCGACAATGTGGTTGTTGCGAAGGTCAAATCATGTGTAAAGCATCCGGATGCCGACAAGCTTTCTCTCTGCGAAGTCTTCGACGGAACAGAAACTTATCAGGTTGTATGCGGTGCACCAAATGTTGCAGAAGGTCAGACAATAGTATTTGCAAAGATAGGCGCTGTCCTGCCGGGTAATTTCAAAATCAAAAAAGCCAAAATCAGAGGAACAGAATCTTCGGGTATGATATGTGCAGAAGATGAGATCGGACTTTCAGAAAATCATGACGGAATAATGGTTCTGGATGACTCTCTCGAACCGGGAATGCCCGTAAACGAGCTTTTCGGACTGCCGGATACTGTACTGGAAATAGGTATCACACCTAACCGCGCAGATTGCCTGAGCATCATAGGCTATGCCCATGAGATTGCAGCCCTCTATAACCGTAAACTCAAAAAAAATGAGTACAAACTAAACGAAACAGACGAGCCTGCCGGTAATTACGGCGGTGTTGAAATAAAAAATAAAAAAGCGTGCCCTACTTATCTGGGGCGTGTCATCAAAGATGTAACTATCAAACCATCTCCGCTCTGGATGCAGAACAGACTGCGTGCCGTGGGGGTACGTCCCATCAGCAACGTTGTAGACATTACAAACTATGTGCTGTTCGAGTACGGCCAGCCTCTGCACACTTTCGACCTGAAAGAGATAGATGGCAGGATCATCATCCGTAACGCTGAAAATGGTGAAAAATTGATTACGCTTGATGAGAAAGAACGTGTATTCAACGAAAACATGCTCCTTATCACAGACGAAAAAAAATCTCTTGCGATAGCTGGTGTTATGGGTGGAGAACACTCAGGGATCAGCAAAGACACAAAAGATGTCTTTCTTGAGTGTGCATACTTCGAGCCGAAACAGACACGCATGACAGCAAGAAAACTCGGCATGCAGACAGATGCTTCATATCGCTACGAAAGGGGCATTGACCCGGTTAACACAAAAGAGATGTGCGAATACGCAGCATATCTTATTCAGGAGCTATGCGGAGGGAAAGTATGCAAAGGCGTTCTGGGTGAGGTTAACGACCCCGAGCCAATAACATTCACTGTAAATGCAGACTGGATTAACAGCTACCTGGGGACAGACGTCTCCCTTGACCAGATGGTGCAGATACTGGATGGTCTGAACATGAACCCTGTTGTAAATAGCCGTGACATAACAATCACATCACCTTCATACAGAGTGGACATAATAACAAGACAGGATATAGCGGAAGAGATAGCCAGAATGTACGGATATAACAACATCCCTACGACTCTGCCTAAAATTGATGCCGACTCAATGCCTATGCAGCCATTACTTGCCACACGCAGGTTTCTGGCACAGAAGCTCAAAACCCTCGGTTTCAATGAAGCTATCAACTATTCATTTATGAAAGCTGATTTTCTTAAGCTGTTTGACAGTGAGGAGAAGTTTGTAAAACTCATAAATCCTATATCTGAAGACATGAATACCATGCGTACACAGGTTTTCCCAGGCCTTCTGGCAACGATAAGATACAACCTGAACAACGGATTCAAACAAGCACGTTTCTTTGAGTTTGCATCAAGTTTCATCAAAACTGAAGACAAACTTCCTGAACAGAGAATGCTTCTGGCGGCTGCTTCAGCTGGAGACTTCTGGGACGTAAGCTGGGCCGCTCCAAAGGGAACAGAACCTTTCTTTATGATGAAGGGAGTTCTTGAAAATCTCCTCGCACAATACAAAATCAAGGCTGAATTTACAAAAAGCAGCAGGCATTTTCTGCACCCAGGTAAGTCGGCAGAAGTTATAGTTAACGGCAAAAGCATAGGCTTTATCGGAGAGCTTCACCCTTTAACAGCAGAAGCTGCCGAACTTCGCGAACGTGTGACATTCTTTGAAATTGACATGCAGGATTTTGTAGATAATGCTGAGTTTGTATTCAAATTTGAATCTTTCAGTAAGTTCCCTTCAGTATACAAAGACATATCTGTTATTGTCGACACAGACACACCAACAGAAAAGCTGACTGAGTGCATAAAAAATACCAGCAAACTTGCTGAAGACGTGTCACTTTACGACGTCTATACAGGAAAAGGTATTGAAGAAGGGAAAGCAAGCCGAACATTCCGTGTGCTCTTCACAGCCGGCGACAGAACCCTTACAGACGAGGAGACAAACGGTATCCTTCAGAAGATGATTGATAACCTTGTAAAAGACTATGGAGCACAACTCAGATAAGCTCCGTCAATCCCTCTTCTGCTAACCCCGACATAATATCAAATATAAAGTCCGTCTCTCAAAGGCGGACTTTTTGATTATAGAATAGTCTACACTCGCTTCTGTCCTCTCTGAAGAATAGTCTCCAAACTACCCACTAATGAAATTATGTATCCATATACATCAACAACTTACAAACTGGCATTCACGTTGCTCATATAATAGAAAACATAACGGAGGAACAGATGAGAACCGTTTCAAAATTTATTGTACTAATGCTTCTTTTAACATTTATGTCCGCCTGCGGCGATGCTAAGGGCAAATATACAATGGTAACCCCAGAGAATGGAAAAATAACTATCCCTGTCAGCAGTGTTAATGACGGAGAGGCACATTATTATTCTGTGGAATCCAACGGGAAAGAGATCAAATTCTTCCTGCTTGAAGCTTCTGACGGCGTTATCAGAGCTGCATTTGATGCATGCGACGTCTGCTACAGAGAAAAGAAAGGGTACAGCCAGAACGGAGAATACATGATCTGCAATAACTGCGGTCAGAAATTTCACTCCAGCCGTATCAACGT
This window of the Denitrovibrio acetiphilus DSM 12809 genome carries:
- a CDS encoding DUF2318 domain-containing protein; the encoded protein is MRTVSKFIVLMLLLTFMSACGDAKGKYTMVTPENGKITIPVSSVNDGEAHYYSVESNGKEIKFFLLEASDGVIRAAFDACDVCYREKKGYSQNGEYMICNNCGQKFHSSRINVVKGGCNPSPLHRTAVGENIEINMTAIATGAMYF
- the pheT gene encoding phenylalanine--tRNA ligase subunit beta, producing MKVSLNWLNKFVEVADLDPNDIAEKLTMCGLEVDAVEHLAPLDNVVVAKVKSCVKHPDADKLSLCEVFDGTETYQVVCGAPNVAEGQTIVFAKIGAVLPGNFKIKKAKIRGTESSGMICAEDEIGLSENHDGIMVLDDSLEPGMPVNELFGLPDTVLEIGITPNRADCLSIIGYAHEIAALYNRKLKKNEYKLNETDEPAGNYGGVEIKNKKACPTYLGRVIKDVTIKPSPLWMQNRLRAVGVRPISNVVDITNYVLFEYGQPLHTFDLKEIDGRIIIRNAENGEKLITLDEKERVFNENMLLITDEKKSLAIAGVMGGEHSGISKDTKDVFLECAYFEPKQTRMTARKLGMQTDASYRYERGIDPVNTKEMCEYAAYLIQELCGGKVCKGVLGEVNDPEPITFTVNADWINSYLGTDVSLDQMVQILDGLNMNPVVNSRDITITSPSYRVDIITRQDIAEEIARMYGYNNIPTTLPKIDADSMPMQPLLATRRFLAQKLKTLGFNEAINYSFMKADFLKLFDSEEKFVKLINPISEDMNTMRTQVFPGLLATIRYNLNNGFKQARFFEFASSFIKTEDKLPEQRMLLAAASAGDFWDVSWAAPKGTEPFFMMKGVLENLLAQYKIKAEFTKSSRHFLHPGKSAEVIVNGKSIGFIGELHPLTAEAAELRERVTFFEIDMQDFVDNAEFVFKFESFSKFPSVYKDISVIVDTDTPTEKLTECIKNTSKLAEDVSLYDVYTGKGIEEGKASRTFRVLFTAGDRTLTDEETNGILQKMIDNLVKDYGAQLR
- the pheS gene encoding phenylalanine--tRNA ligase subunit alpha; translation: MELDISSIKGYEQEIEKAATSEELYQIKVKYLGKKGLISGLNKQLKDVPNEDKKEFGMKLGELRNGFEALFNSKETEIAKSELDAKLEKEALDITMEGFPLSAGSQHPIMSIYYEIADIFGSMGFEVAVGPEVELDRYNFEMLNIPQEHPARDMQDTFYISDEVVMRTHTSPVQARVMESKEPPIKIIAPGKVYRCDYDITHTPMFHQVEGLLVDKNVTFADLKGTLTTFIQRMFGSGVPVRFRPSFFPFTEPSAEVDMGCTICGSKGCRVCKGTGWIEILGSGMCNDELYRHAGYEPGIYSGFAFGMGIERIAMLKYGIGDLRSFFENNLKFLRQF